Within the Rhizobium grahamii genome, the region TCCTCGCTCAGGAAATAACCACGCACAGCCAGCTGGACAGCGTTCCGGCCCATCAGGAACGGACGACGGTCCGCATGAACGCTGGGCGTCCACCAGGGGGAGATATTGGTGATCGAAGCTTTCATTCGAACAAGTCCTGACCGATCAGCCAATCCAGGGCTGGCAATTTGCCGGATTTTAGGTTAGTTGCGCCCCAAAGAATACCTGATTGCGTCTCCGGGGCCATTTCGACAGTCCTCTACGACGCCAAAAGCCGAGTTACAAGGAACTCTTATGGTCAAGATCATCGCCTCTTCTGTTCGCAAGGGCAACGTCCTCGATGTTGACGGCAAGCTTTACGTCGTTCTGACGGCCAACAACTTCCACCCGGGCAAGGGCACGCCGGTCACCCAGGTCGACATGCGCCGCATCGTCGATGGCGTGAAGGTGTCCGAGCGCTGGCGCACGACCGAGCAGGTCGAGCGCGCCTTCGTGGAAGACGTCAACCACCAGTTCCTCTATGAGGACGGCGAAGGCTTCCACTTCATGAACCCGGAAAGCTACGACCAAGTCGTCGTCGACGTCGAAACCATGGGTGACCAGAAGGCCTACCTGCAGGAAGGCATGGTTTGCATCCTGTCGATGCACGAAGGTGTAGCGCTTGCCCTGCAGCTGCCGCGCCACGTGACGCTCGAGATCACCGAGACCGAGCCGGTCGTCAAGGGCCAGACGGCATCGTCTTCCTACAAGCCGGCCATGCTGTCGAACGGCGTACGCACCTCGGTCCCGCCGCACATCGATGCCGGCACCCGCGTCGTAATCGCGACGGAAGACAATTCCTACGTCGAACGCGCAAAGAACTAATCAGCAGAAAGACAAGTCGCGTCTCGACGGATGCAACCTGTCACTCCTGAACGGTACCGAATTCGAACGCCGCTCGTGCCTAGATATCGTAGGTGTGGGCGGCGTTTATCGTTGAGATGAAGCGCTTGGTGCGCTCGCGCTCCGGCGCGGTGAAGATGTTGCGTGCGCTGCCTGTCTCGACGACGCTGCCGGCTTCGAGGAAAACCACGTCATTGGCGATCTTCGATGCAAGGCGCAGGTCGTGCGTTGCCATCACCATGGTCGTACCCTCGCGGGCGAGGCGGCCGAGGACGTCGACAACTTCAGCCGAGAGTTCGGGGTCGAGCGCCGACGTCGGCTCGTCGCAGAGAAGAACACGCGGCGATGGAGCAAGCGCACGGGCGATCGCCACGCGCTGCTGCTGACCACCCGACAGTGTCGAAGGCCAGGCGTCGGCCTTGTGCGCCATGCCGACCTTCGTCAACAATTCCATCGCCCGTTCGCGGGCCCTGTCCTTCGGCCACTTCAGAACAGTGATCAGGCCCTCCATCACATTCTCGATAGCGGTCTGGTGCGGAAACAGCTGAAAGTTCTGGAACACCATGCCGGTCTGCCGACGGATCTTCTGGATCGCTTGCCAGCCGTTCTTCTGGCCCGGCGCAAAGCTCAGGGTCTCATCGCCGAGGCGGATCGTGCCTGCGGTCGGAATCTCCAGCAGATTGATACAACGGAGCAACGTGCTCTTGCCGCCGCCGGAGGGGCCGACCAGCGCCGTGACATTGCCCTCAGGAATACGAATGCTGATATCCTTCAGGATAACGGCATCGCCGAAGCGCTTTTCGATGTGAGAAAGCTCGATCATGCGTTTGCCTCCAGCATGCCGCCATAGCGCGCGAACCGACGCTCGAGGCGGACCTGCAGCGCGGACAGAACCGAGCTCAGGGCAAGGTATATGAAAGCTGCCTCGATATAGAGAATAAGCGGCTCGTAAGTGGTTGCAACGATCCGCTGCGCTGCCTGGAACAGTTCGGGCACCGTAATGGCGGCTGCAAGCGACGTGTCCTTTACGAGCGAGATGAAGGTATTGGAAAGCGGAGGCACGGCGACGCGCCCGGCCTGCGGCAGGATCGTGCGGGTCATTGCCTGACGCCAGCTCATGCCGATCGAATAGGCTGCTTCCCATTGCCCCTTGGGCACCGAGGAAATGACGGCCCGGATGATCTCGGAGCTGTAGGCGCCAATATTGAGGGTGAAGCCGATCAGGGCCGCCGGGAAGGCATCGAGCAGGATGCCGACGCTTGGCAAGCCGTAGAAGATCACGAACAGCTGTACGAGAAGCGGCGTGCCTCTGATGACCCAGACATAGAAGCGGGCGATGGCAGCGAGAGGTGCTGCGCCGAAGAGCCTCGCGATCGCCGTGATCAGGCCAAGGATCAGACCGAACGTAAAGGACAGGAGCGTCAGCGGGATCGTGAAGATCAGGCCGGCCCAGAGGAGCGGGCCAAGCGACTCCGCCATCAGTTGAAGCCAGTGAGGCAAAGGTCAATCCTCAAACAAGATGCGTCCAGCGAGGTTTCGCTGGACGCTTTTCACGCACATATAAAGGATGTGGCGGCGGCAGCAAGACTGCCTGTCGCAGCGACTTACTTCGAGACGTCCTGGCCGAAGTACTTGTCGGAGATCTTCTTGTAGGTGCCATCGGCCTTGATGTCGGCCAGTGCCTTGTTGATGGCGTCAAGCAGTTCCGGCTCGCCCTTGCGGATGATGATGCCGGAGTAGTCGGCATTTTCCTGCTGGGCGGCGATCTTTACCGGAGCATCGGGCTTGTGTTTCTTGAAGTCGAGGAAGGACAGGCTGTCATTGATGGTGGCGTCTGCGCGCTTGGTCAGAACCAGCTGGATCGACTGGTCAAAACCGTCGGTCCCCACCAGTTCGGCTCCGGACTGTTCGGCAAGCTTGCCGAAGTTGCTGGTCAGCGACTGTGCCGACTTCTTGCCCTTCAGATCAGCAAAGCCCTTGATGCTGTCGTCGCCATCGCGAACGATGAGCACAGCCTTAGAGGCAATGTAGGGCTCGGAGAAATCGTACTTCTGCTTGCGCGCGTCGGTGATGCCGACCTGATTGATCACGGTGTCGTAACGCTTGGCATCGAGGCCGGCGATCAGACCGTCCCATTTGCCTTCAACGAACTCAGCCTTGACGCCGAGCTTCGCAGCAACCGCTTCGCCGATCTCGACGTCGAAGCCGACAAGCTTGCCGCTGTCGTCATGATAGGTGAATGGGGCATAGGTGCCCTCGGTGCCGATCTTGAACACACCGGCAGATTTAACGGCGTCGAGGTTTTCGCCGGCAACGGCGGGAAGGAGCGCAGCGGCCTGAATCAGGGCTGCAGCGGCGATGGTTTTCAGGAGGTTCATTTTTCTATCCAGTTCACAAGGTGTGTTCGATGCGTTGAAAATTGCAGAAAATAGGGCGCTGCGATGCGCAGAAAACTGCGAAGAAAATCGGCATCTGCGAAAAATTTTCTCATTTATCGCGTGTTTTGTACCGAGTGTTTCATTTTGTGAATTGCCAAAACACCGAACCGCTGGCAATGCATGTTTATGCACGTTTGTACGTGTTGCTGTCTGATCTCGGTTTTTAGGGCAAATCGGCATGAGCGGAAATGAGCTGCTGCTGGCAGAACGACAAAGCGCGATTGCGCGAAAGTTGCAGTCGGAAGGCCGAGTTATCGCCGCCGAACTTGCGGCGGAGTTTGGCGTTTCGGAAGATACGGTTCGACGCGATCTTCGCGAGATGGCGGCGGCCGGCCTCTGCGAACGGGTCTATGGCGGCGCGCTGCCGTTAGCGCCGGCCGGCGGAACGCTCAGCCACCGCGCCACTCAGGCGCCGGATCGAAAACACTCGCTTGCGCTCGCCGCCGTTTCCGAGATTGTGCCGGGTTCGACGGTCTTTTTCGATGCAGGCAGCACCAATCTCGCAATTGCATCGGCGCTTCCGATCGACATGGCGCTGACAGCTGCAACGAATGCGCCGGCGATTGCCTCGGCCTTGCTTGAGAAGCCGGGCCTGAATGTCGTTTTGATCGGCGGCCTGCTGGACAGGCAGGTGGGAGGCTCGCTGGGTGCCAAGGCCATGCGCGACATGGAGGCCTTGTCGCCCGACCTCTGCATCCTCGGCGCCTGCGGCATCGATCTAACATCGGGAGTCACCACCTTCGGCTTCGAAGATGCGGAATTCAAGCGTTTTGCGGCATCGCGCAGCAGGCGCGTGCTGGTCGCGGCAACCTCCGAGAAATTCGGCACGGCGGCCCCTCATGCCGTGCTCCCGGTTTCTCATTGCGAATGCCTGGTCGTCGAGCGCGACGCCGATCCGGATATGCTCGTCCAATACCGCGATCGCGGGTGCAGAACAGTCGTGGCTCTTTAGGCCACGCGCATACGTCAATCCGGTATCGGCCAGGGAGGCACGGTGCCGCCGGAAAATGGAAGAAATAATGGATAGTCATGTCAATTTGGCGCCGCAGGCAAAAAGCGGCTACATCACGAAGAACAGGGTCGCTGTGTCGCTGCTGTTCTTGATCAACGGCTTCACTGTCGGTTCCTGGGCGCCGAAGATTCCTGAGTTCGCCGAGCGGCTTGATCTCAGCAAGTTCCAGCTCGGGCTGATGATCCTGGTGCTCGGGATCGGTTCGCTGACGCTGATGCCGCTTGCTGGCGCGCAGATTGCCCGGCACGGGTCGCGCCTCGTTGTGCTCGTCATGGCGGTTTGCTTGTTGCCTTGTCTGCTGGCCCTGACGCTGGCACCCAACATCGTGACCGCGGCAATCGCGATCTTCCTGTTCGGCGGGTTCATGGGCGCCATGGATGTAGCCATGAATGCGAATGCCGTCGCCGTCGAGCAATCGATGCGGCGGGCAATCATGTCGTCCTGCCATGCCTTCTGGAGCCTCGGCGGCTTGATCGGCGCCGGCCTCGGCGGCCTCCTGATCGCCCATTTCGGCGTGTTCGCGCATGCCGTGGTCGCCACCGCTCTCGCCGCCATCACGCTTGCCGTTGCCTGGAATATCGTCCTTGCCGACCAGCCGCATCCCGACACCAAGAAGGAAAAGACCCGGCTGCCGATGGTTCCGCTGCCCTGGCTGCTCGGTCTCGTCGCCCTGTTCTCGATGATGCCGGAAGGTGCGGTCCTCGATTGGGGTGCGCTCTACCTGCGCGAGGAACTCGGCGCTTCGATTGCGCTCTCCGGCTTCGGCTTTGCGGCCTTCTCGCTGACGATGGCGGCGATGCGCTTTGCCGGCGACCTCGTTCGTGATCGCCTGGGCGGCGTCAAGACGCTCAGGATCTGCACCTTGTTCGCCATCGCGGGCATGCTGCTTGCTGGCTTCGCCCCGAATGCGGAGATCGCTATCCTCGGCTTCGCCTTCTGCGGCATCGGTATCTCCAACATGGTGCCGATCGCGTTCTCGGCTGCCGGCAATATTCCGCATCTGAAGGCGGGTATCGGTATCTCCGTCGTAACCACCATGGGCTATTCCGGGATGCTGGTGGCACCGTCGGCCATCGGCTTCGTGGCGGAGCATATCGGCTTCTCCGTCGTGTTCATGGCGCTGCCGGTGCTTCTCCTCGTCGTGTTGGCGCTTTCCAATCTGGCACGTTACGCCGACGGTATTTCCGGTGGCGGTCACTGAGGCGACGTCAAACAAAGTGATGGATGCCGCGGGTTGACAAGCGGGCGGTCATGATCCACCTGAAAGGCACGAAATTTAAGGGTTCAAGAGCTCTATCCATGTCTTCAGCTACGGATTTTGATCCGAAACCGCGCCGCGCATCCGTCGCAGTCGATGTCGGCGGCGTCATCGTCGGAGGCGGCGCGCCCGTCGTCGTCCAGTCGATGACCAATACCGACACGGCCGATATCGACGCAACCGTCGCCCAGGTGGCCGCACTCTACAAGGCGGGTTCCGAACTCGTGCGTATCACCGTCGATCGCGACGAGAGTGCCGCCGCCGTGCCGCGCATCCGCGACCGGCTGCTGCGTCTCGGCATGGATGTGCCGCTGGTCGGCGACTTCCATTATATCGGCCACAAGCTGCTTGCCGATCATCCCGATTGCGCCGAGGCGCTGGCGAAGTACCGGATCAATCCCGGGAATGTCGGCTTCAAGGACAAGAAGGACAAGCAGTTCGGCGACATCATCGAGATGGCGATCCGCTACGACAAGCCGGTGCGTATCGGCGTCAACTGGGGCTCGCTCGATCAGGAACTGCTGACCGCGCTGATGGACCAGAACTCGGCGGCCGGTTCGCCGCTTTCGGCGCGCCAGGTGACGCGCGAGGCGATCGTGCAGTCGGCACTGATTTCGGCGAACCTCGCCGAAGAGATCGGCCTGCCGCGCAACCGCATCATCCTGTCCGCCAAGGTCAGCCAGGTGCAGGATCTGATCGCCGTCTATTCCATGCTGTCGGAGCGCTCCGACCACGCGCTGCATCTCGGCCTCACTGAAGCAGGCATGGGTAGCAAGGGCATCGTCGCCTCCTCGGCCGCCATGGGCTATGTGCTCCAGCACGGGATTGGCGATACGATCCGCGTGTCGCTGACGCCGGAGCCGAATGGCGACCGCACCCGCGAAGTGCAGGTGGCGCAGGAAATCCTGCAGGTCATGGGTTTCCGCCAGTTCATTCCTGTTGTCGCGGCTTGTCCCGGCTGTGGCCGCACGACGTCGACGGTCTTCCAGGAACTGGCGCAAAACATCCAGAACGACCTGCGCAAGAATATGCCCGTGTGGCGCGACAAGTATCCGGGCGTCGAAGCACTCAACGTCGCCGTCATGGGCTGCATCGTCAACGGCCCGGGCGAAAGCAAGCATGCCGATATCGGCATCTCGCTGCCGGGAACCGGCGAAAGCCCGGCGGCACCCGTCTATATCGATGGACAGAAGGCGATGACGCTGCGCGGCCCGAATATTGCCGGTGATTTCGAGGCACTGGTCGCCGATTATATCGAAAAGCGCTTCGGGCAAAACAGGACGGCGGCGGAGTAATCCGCGCCGTCGCTTCCTCATCCAAGATTAGATG harbors:
- the efp gene encoding elongation factor P → MVKIIASSVRKGNVLDVDGKLYVVLTANNFHPGKGTPVTQVDMRRIVDGVKVSERWRTTEQVERAFVEDVNHQFLYEDGEGFHFMNPESYDQVVVDVETMGDQKAYLQEGMVCILSMHEGVALALQLPRHVTLEITETEPVVKGQTASSSYKPAMLSNGVRTSVPPHIDAGTRVVIATEDNSYVERAKN
- a CDS encoding amino acid ABC transporter ATP-binding protein is translated as MIELSHIEKRFGDAVILKDISIRIPEGNVTALVGPSGGGKSTLLRCINLLEIPTAGTIRLGDETLSFAPGQKNGWQAIQKIRRQTGMVFQNFQLFPHQTAIENVMEGLITVLKWPKDRARERAMELLTKVGMAHKADAWPSTLSGGQQQRVAIARALAPSPRVLLCDEPTSALDPELSAEVVDVLGRLAREGTTMVMATHDLRLASKIANDVVFLEAGSVVETGSARNIFTAPERERTKRFISTINAAHTYDI
- a CDS encoding amino acid ABC transporter permease, with product MPHWLQLMAESLGPLLWAGLIFTIPLTLLSFTFGLILGLITAIARLFGAAPLAAIARFYVWVIRGTPLLVQLFVIFYGLPSVGILLDAFPAALIGFTLNIGAYSSEIIRAVISSVPKGQWEAAYSIGMSWRQAMTRTILPQAGRVAVPPLSNTFISLVKDTSLAAAITVPELFQAAQRIVATTYEPLILYIEAAFIYLALSSVLSALQVRLERRFARYGGMLEANA
- a CDS encoding amino acid ABC transporter substrate-binding protein, yielding MNLLKTIAAAALIQAAALLPAVAGENLDAVKSAGVFKIGTEGTYAPFTYHDDSGKLVGFDVEIGEAVAAKLGVKAEFVEGKWDGLIAGLDAKRYDTVINQVGITDARKQKYDFSEPYIASKAVLIVRDGDDSIKGFADLKGKKSAQSLTSNFGKLAEQSGAELVGTDGFDQSIQLVLTKRADATINDSLSFLDFKKHKPDAPVKIAAQQENADYSGIIIRKGEPELLDAINKALADIKADGTYKKISDKYFGQDVSK
- a CDS encoding DeoR/GlpR family DNA-binding transcription regulator; the encoded protein is MSGNELLLAERQSAIARKLQSEGRVIAAELAAEFGVSEDTVRRDLREMAAAGLCERVYGGALPLAPAGGTLSHRATQAPDRKHSLALAAVSEIVPGSTVFFDAGSTNLAIASALPIDMALTAATNAPAIASALLEKPGLNVVLIGGLLDRQVGGSLGAKAMRDMEALSPDLCILGACGIDLTSGVTTFGFEDAEFKRFAASRSRRVLVAATSEKFGTAAPHAVLPVSHCECLVVERDADPDMLVQYRDRGCRTVVAL
- a CDS encoding MFS transporter, translated to MDSHVNLAPQAKSGYITKNRVAVSLLFLINGFTVGSWAPKIPEFAERLDLSKFQLGLMILVLGIGSLTLMPLAGAQIARHGSRLVVLVMAVCLLPCLLALTLAPNIVTAAIAIFLFGGFMGAMDVAMNANAVAVEQSMRRAIMSSCHAFWSLGGLIGAGLGGLLIAHFGVFAHAVVATALAAITLAVAWNIVLADQPHPDTKKEKTRLPMVPLPWLLGLVALFSMMPEGAVLDWGALYLREELGASIALSGFGFAAFSLTMAAMRFAGDLVRDRLGGVKTLRICTLFAIAGMLLAGFAPNAEIAILGFAFCGIGISNMVPIAFSAAGNIPHLKAGIGISVVTTMGYSGMLVAPSAIGFVAEHIGFSVVFMALPVLLLVVLALSNLARYADGISGGGH
- the ispG gene encoding flavodoxin-dependent (E)-4-hydroxy-3-methylbut-2-enyl-diphosphate synthase, which produces MSSATDFDPKPRRASVAVDVGGVIVGGGAPVVVQSMTNTDTADIDATVAQVAALYKAGSELVRITVDRDESAAAVPRIRDRLLRLGMDVPLVGDFHYIGHKLLADHPDCAEALAKYRINPGNVGFKDKKDKQFGDIIEMAIRYDKPVRIGVNWGSLDQELLTALMDQNSAAGSPLSARQVTREAIVQSALISANLAEEIGLPRNRIILSAKVSQVQDLIAVYSMLSERSDHALHLGLTEAGMGSKGIVASSAAMGYVLQHGIGDTIRVSLTPEPNGDRTREVQVAQEILQVMGFRQFIPVVAACPGCGRTTSTVFQELAQNIQNDLRKNMPVWRDKYPGVEALNVAVMGCIVNGPGESKHADIGISLPGTGESPAAPVYIDGQKAMTLRGPNIAGDFEALVADYIEKRFGQNRTAAE